The nucleotide sequence gtctttgtgagacgtggtgtgggtgaacgggtgatctccgcatgtgtatttctcaCCGTAAAGCACGGAGGAGGTGTTATGATgtttgggtgctttgctggtgacactgtctgtgatttatttagaattcaaggcacacaaccagcatggctaccacagcagtctgcagcgatacgccatcccatctggtttgggcttagtgggactatcatttgtttttcaacaggacaatgacccaacacatctccaggctgtgtaagggctatttgaccaagaaggagagtgatggagtgctgcatcagatgacctggcctcaaccaaattgagatggtttgcgatgagtcggactgcagagtgaatTAAATGCAgcgaacaagtgctcagcatatgtgggaactccttcaagactgttggaaaagcattccagctgaagctggttgagagaatgccaagagtgtgcaaagctgtcatcaaggcagagggaAGGTattagaagaatctcaaatataaaatatattttgatttgattaacactttttttggttatgatgttattatagatgttatttcatagtttctctGTCCTGTCATCTCGACAGACTCGGCTCTGTCCTGTCATCTCGACAGACTCGGCTCTGTCCTGTCATCTCGACAGACTCGGCTCTGTCCTGTCATCTCGACAGACTCGGCTCTGTCCTGTCATCTCGACAGACTCGGCTCTGTTCTGTTACTCATGCTCCCATGTTGTTATTCTGTTTCTGCTGTGCCATGGAGGAACCAGGACACCAAGCTGTGAGTGTTattaacaggtgtgtgtgtgtgttccaggtatGCCAGCCTGTATTTCTGCTGTGCCATAGAGAACCAGGACAACGAGCTGATCACACTAGAGATCATCCACAGATATGTGGAACTACTGGATAAGTACTTTGGCAGTGTACGTATCCATCTATTCCCTACTCtctattccctactccctactctctattccctactctctactctctattccctactccctactctaTTCCCTACTCTCTATTCCCCACTCCCTACTCTCTATTCCCTAATATATACTCCCTACTCTCTATTCCCTACTCTCTATTCCCTAATATCTACTCTCTATTCCCTAATCTCTATTCCCTACTCCCTATTCCCTACTCTCTATTCCCTAATCCCTACTCTCTACTCCCTACTATATACACTCTCTATTCCCTACTCCCTAATCTCTACTCTCTATTCCCTACTGCCTATTCCCTACTCTCTATTCCCTAATCCCCACTCTCTACTCCCTACTATATACTCTCTATTCCCTACTCCCTAATCTCTACTCTCTATTCCCTACTCCCTAATCTCTACTCTATATTCCCTAATCTCTACCCTCTATTCTCTATTCCCTAATCTCTACTCTATATTCCCTACTCCCTAatatctactctctctactctactccctACTCCCTATTCCCTACTCTCTATTCCCTAATCCCTACTCTCTACTCCCTACTATATACTCTCTATTCCCTACTCCCTAATCTCTACTCTCTATTCACTGCTCTCTACTCTCTATTCTCTACTCTCTATTCCCTAATCTCTACTCTCTATTCCCTGCTCCCTACTCtctattccctactccctactctattccccactccctactccctactctattctctactctctattccctactccctactctaCTCTTTATTCCCTGCTCTCTACTCTCTattccctactctctactctattccccactccctactccctactctattctctactctctattccctactccctactctctactctctattccctactccctactctctattccccactccctactctctactctctactctctactccctATTCCCTACTCTCTATTCCCTACTctacattccccactccctactccctactctctactctactctctactctctattccCCACTCCCTACTCTACTCCCTACTCTCTATTCCCCACtcttatccctactctctattccccactccctactctctattccctactccctactctactctctattccctactccctactctctattccccactccctactgtctattccctactccctactctaCTCCCTACTGtctattccctactccctactctctactctacttaagtaattttttggAGTATATGTACttaactttactatttatatgtttGAAAACTTTTACTTTACTTCAGTTACATTATGaacgcttagcaggacaggaaaatggtccaattcacacacttatcaagagaacatccctggtcatccctactgcctttcagtggcgtgtattcatgcttgccaagggaagccagtttggatttggcttcactcaCATCACATCGAGAGCAGTACGTCATtgacaacttgaattgttgcatctcgttgtgttgttgtcatccGGATGCTAGCTAGGTAAAATGGGCCCTTTCCTAAATGATCCATGAATGGAGATAGGGATGTGGACTTGTGGTTGTGcttctctgtactggccaatgattataacagtgattctgatccaaccattagttcatacattgttgtgcccctggcctgagaggatggacgtttaatatgtagctagatgtagaaggcgaatgttaactagctaacgttggccatgaaaggaagttaggctagcgaggaCTGTATGACAGAGCGTTTTGTCAACGTTGGCGTATCCAGGGTAATGTTAGTCAACATGTCTCTTCTACTTTTTTACAtgtgacattttagtaatttagcggacgctcttatccagagccacttgcAGAGTGAGTGCACACAtgttcgtactggtcccccgtggaaCAGTGGAGGCagatcctgttttctttgcgacttgtggTAACTTTCCgtagttctaaatcaatagttgtttattaGTCTGAAAATGTGGGAAACATTACCTTGCTTCACCATGCTGTcattttttattaaggtatctttgacaaatgggtactttttccaccactgtgtgtgtgtgtgtgtgtgtgttataggtgTGTGAGCTGGACATCATATTTAACTTTGAGAAGGCCTACTTCATCCTGGATGAGTTCTTGCTGGGAGGAGAGGCCCAGGACACGTCTAAGAAGAATGTACTGAAGGCTATAGAACAAGCTGACCTACTGCAGGAGGTAAAATACCTCACTGACCCCAAGACAGGGACCTCTCTAATCTACGATGACCcagacatctctctctcgctcactctctctctctctactgccttgTTTCCTATGCTATGATTTACAGAATGTACACTTTCAGATCCATCTCTTCCCAGGTACAGTCCATTAACCCTGCAGGAGCCAGACCCTTTAGCCTCAGACCCAGGGTACATAGCCTTTAGCATCCGACCCAGACCACATATCCTTTAGCATCAGACCCAGACCACATATCCTTTAGCATCAGACCCAGACCACATATCCTTTAGCATCAGACCCAGACCACATATCCTTTAGCATCAGACCCAGGGTACATAGCCTTTAGCATCAGACCCAGGGTACATAGCCTTTAGCATCAGACCCAGGGTACATAGCCTTTAGCATCAGACCCAGACCACATATCCTTTAGCATCAGACCCAGACCACATATCCTTTAGCATCAGACCCAGACCACATATCCTTTAGCATCAGACCCAGGGTACATAGCCTTTAGCATCAGACCCAGGGTACATAGCCTTTAGCATCAGACCCAGGGTACATAGCCTTTAGCATCAGACCCAGACCACATATCCTTTAGCATCAGACCCAGACCACATATCCTTTAGCATCAGACCCAGGGTACATAGCCTTTAGCATCAGACCCAGGGTAAATAGCCTTTAGCATCAGACCCAGACCACATATCCTTTAGCATCAGACCCAGACCACATATCCTTTAGCATCAGACCCAGGGTACATAGCCTTTAGCATCAGACCCAGACCACATATCCTTTAGCATCAGACCCAGGGTACATAGCCTTTAGCATCAGACCCAGGGTACATAGCCTTTAGCATCAGACCCAGGGTACATAGCCTTTAGCATCAGACCCAGACCACATATCCTTTAGCATCAGACCCAGACCACATATCCTTAGCATCAGACCCAGACCACATATCCTTTAGCATCAGACCCAGGGTACATAGCCTTTAGCATCAGACCCAGGGTACATAGCTTTTAGCATCAGACCCAGACCACATATCCTTTAGCATCAGACCCAGGGTACATATCCTTTAGCATCAGACCCAGGGTACATAGCCTTTAGCATCAGACCCAGGGTACATAGCTTTTAGCATCAGACCCAGACCACATATCCTTTAGCATCAGACCCAGGGTACATAGCCTTTAGCATCAGACCCAGGGTACATAGCCTTTAGCATCAGACCCAGCATCAGACCCAGACCACATATCCTTTAGCATCAGACCACATATCCTTAGTATCAGACCCAGACCACATATCCTTTAGCATCAGACCCAGGGTACATAGCCTTTAGCATCAGACCCAGGGTACATAGCCTTTAGCATCAGACCCAGGGTACATAGCCTTTAGCATCAGACCCAGGGTACATAGCCTTTAGCATCAGACCCAGGGTACATAGCCTTTAGCATCAGACCCTTAGTTGTAGCTAACCAGCAAACAACAACCACATACCAGCAACATATTGATCGTTATTTCAGAAGTCTTCTATTGTTACATGTATGTGGATTTACTAATGTTGACAGCCTGTAAAAGTGATGTATTTAATCCAGTGGAAGCGTAGAGAACCCTATATTCCTCTAGCTGTGTTCCATGCTACCAACAGGGAGAAATATAGTCTGGAAAGGATGCTCTCTTCTCAGCTTACATTGTCACATCTAACAGCACACTGAAGAAGTGCTCCTCTctacatcactccagtattaatgtaTGTATCTCATTGTAGCAGCTACTCTGCAGTCTGATTGAAATAGATCATTATTATAGCAGAGTAGGAAATAAAAGCTTTTTGATTGCAGAACACTCCTTACTGCTACTCCTCACAGCCTCACTGCTACTCCTCACAGCCTCACTGCTACTCCTCACAGCCTCACTGCTACTCCTCACAGCCTCACTGCTACTCCTCACTGCTACTCCTCACAGCCTCACTGCTACTCCTTACAGCCTCACTGCTACTCCTCACAGCCTCACTGCTACTCCTCACAGCCTCACTGCTACTCCTCACAGCNNNNNNNNNNNNNNNNNNNNNNNNNNNNNNNNNNNNNNNNNNNNNNNNNNNNNNNNNNNNNNNNNNNNNNNNNNNNNNNNNNNNNNNNNNNNNNNNNNNNCTCACTGTTACTCCTCACAGCCTCaatgcatttacatttacatttaagtcatttagcagacgctcttatccagagcgacttacaaattggtgcattcaccttatgacatccagtggaacagccactttacaatagtgcatctaaatcttttaagggggggggggggggtgtgagaaggattactttatcctatcctaggtattccttaaagaggtggggtttcaggtgtctccggaaggtggtgattgactccgctgtcctggcgtcgtgagggagtttgttccaccattggggggccagagcagcgaacagttttgactgggctgagcgggaactgtacttcctcagtggtagggaggcgagcaggccagaggtggatgaacgcagtgcccttgtttgggtgtagggcctgatcagagcctggaggtactgaggtgccgttcccctcacagctccgtaggcaagcaccatggtcttgtagcggatgcgagcttcaactggaagccagtggagagagcggaggagcggggtgacgtgagagaacttgggaaggttgaacaccagacgggctgcggcgttctggatgagttgtaggggtttaatggcacaggcagggagcccagccaacagcgagttgcagtaatccagacgggagatgacaagtgcctggattaggacctgcgccgcttcctgtgtgaggcagggtcgtactctgcggatgttgtagagcatgaacctacaggaacgggccaccgccttgatgttagttgagaacgacagggtgttgtccaggatcacgccaaggttcttagcgctctgggaggaggacacaatggagttgtcaaccgtgatggcgagatcatggaacgggcagtccttccccgggaggaagagcagctccgtcttgccgaggttcagcttgaggtggtgatatgtctgccagacatgcagagatgcgattcgccacctggtcatcagaagggggaaaggagaagattagttgtgtgtcgtctgcatagcaatgataggagagaccatgtgaggttatgacagagccaagtgacttggtgtatagcgagaataggagagggcctagaacagagccctgggggacaccagtggtgagagcacgtggtgaggagacagattctcgccacgccacctggtaggagcgacctgtcaggtaggacgcaatccaagcgtgggccgcgccggagatgcccaactcggagagggtggagaggaggatctgatggttcacagtatcgaaggcagccgataggtctagaaggatgagagcagaggagagagagttagctttagcagtgcggagcgcctccgtgatacagagaagagcagtctcagttgaatgactagtcttgaaacctgactgatttggatcaagaaggtcattctgagagagatagcgggagagctggccaaggacggcacgttcaagagttttggagagaaaagaaagaagggatactggtctgtagttgttgacatcggagggatcgagtgtaggttttttcagaaggggtgcaactctcgctctcttgaagacggaagggacgtagccagcggtcagggatgagttgatgagcgaggtgaggtaagggagaaggtctccggaaatggtctggagaagagaggaggggatagggtcaagcgggcaggttgttgggcggccggccgtcacaagacgcgagatttcatctggagagagaggggagaaagagatcagagcacagggtagggcagtgtgagcagaaccagcggtgtcgtttgacttagcaaacgaggatcggatgtcgtcgaccttcttttcaaaatggttgacgaagtcatctgcagagagggaggagggggggggaggaggattcaggagggaggagaaggtggcaaagagcttcctagggtt is from Salvelinus alpinus chromosome 16, SLU_Salpinus.1, whole genome shotgun sequence and encodes:
- the LOC139541715 gene encoding AP-1 complex subunit sigma-2-like isoform X1 encodes the protein MQFMLLFSRQGKLRLQKWYVPLSDKEKKKITRELVQTVLARKPKMCSFLEWRDLKVVYKRYASLYFCCAIENQDNELITLEIIHRYVELLDKYFGSVCELDIIFNFEKAYFILDEFLLGGEAQDTSKKNVLKAIEQADLLQEIQNEDWGGLPNEEIL
- the LOC139541715 gene encoding AP-1 complex subunit sigma-2-like isoform X2; translated protein: MQFMLLFSRQGKLRLQKWYVPLSDKEKKKITRELVQTVLARKPKMCSFLEWRDLKVVYKRYASLYFCCAIENQDNELITLEIIHRYVELLDKYFGSVCELDIIFNFEKAYFILDEFLLGGEAQDTSKKNVLKAIEQADLLQEPRHEYFNVPVY